In Pleomorphomonas sp. T1.2MG-36, a single window of DNA contains:
- a CDS encoding DMT family transporter — MSPPVDVGLSRVNEQILLAIALIVVSTLLFAACDVGAKFIQHEASAEKIAWWRNLTYALVAVPFALRREGRAVFRPIHPWLNILRGLTAICGTILFLLGLQHQNIPDATAIAFVSPVFVMALSIVFLGEVVGARRWLAALVGFLGVLVIVQPGTSSFHYASIFTLVAAFVGAFSTILTRKAVRDSAETMMVWTSLIGVTVTTALVWPEIGDTSWHEVIFGLAGGLFFALGQICCVFAYRMAAASLLAPFSYVQMISATAVSYMVWNIIPGLTTTIGASLIVASGLYSLHRERLRARQRLVGLDL; from the coding sequence ATGTCCCCGCCGGTTGACGTCGGGTTGTCGCGCGTCAACGAGCAGATCCTGCTCGCCATCGCCCTGATCGTTGTATCGACGCTGCTGTTTGCGGCCTGCGACGTTGGCGCCAAGTTCATCCAGCATGAGGCGAGCGCCGAGAAGATCGCCTGGTGGCGCAACCTCACCTATGCCCTTGTCGCCGTACCGTTCGCCTTGCGTCGCGAGGGGAGGGCCGTGTTCCGGCCCATCCATCCCTGGCTCAACATTTTGCGCGGGTTGACGGCGATCTGCGGCACCATTTTGTTCCTGCTCGGTCTTCAGCATCAGAACATTCCAGACGCGACGGCGATCGCCTTCGTTTCGCCGGTGTTCGTGATGGCGCTGTCGATCGTCTTTCTCGGCGAGGTCGTCGGCGCACGGCGCTGGCTGGCCGCGCTCGTCGGGTTCCTGGGCGTGTTGGTCATCGTCCAGCCGGGAACGTCGAGTTTTCACTACGCGTCCATTTTCACGCTGGTCGCCGCCTTCGTCGGCGCCTTCTCGACCATTCTGACGCGCAAGGCCGTTCGCGACAGCGCCGAAACGATGATGGTCTGGACGTCGCTGATCGGCGTTACCGTGACGACGGCGCTGGTCTGGCCGGAGATCGGGGATACGTCCTGGCACGAGGTCATCTTCGGCCTTGCCGGTGGTCTGTTCTTCGCCTTGGGGCAGATCTGCTGCGTGTTCGCCTATCGCATGGCCGCAGCCTCGCTGCTTGCCCCCTTCAGCTACGTGCAAATGATTTCGGCCACCGCCGTCTCCTATATGGTCTGGAACATCATTCCTGGACTGACCACCACCATCGGCGCGTCGTTGATCGTGGCGAGCGGGCTCTACTCGCTACATCGCGAGCGTCTGCGC
- a CDS encoding flagellin gives MGMRVATFAASDRLLQAALKVQAKQAEATLQQASGQISDNYGGLGNKAGSVVSLQSSVSMSKSYAEAANTASTRVEAMYDAVDSIIDQITSMKATLSSFSATSSGTDELQVTAEEMLESLASLMNTQLGGRYLFAGSAVDRPPIDLDSLASATSPSSADTSYYQGDDAVTAVKVSSEQTVSYGVTADNENFEKALRALSLVASGATDSDALTEASGLLDEAISGLATVQTRLSLNASALKTAISDQENYQDFAGDLATSLSGVDVAVVAAKMSAYETQLQAAYAAIGNIASLKLSSYLS, from the coding sequence ATGGGAATGCGTGTTGCCACCTTTGCGGCGTCCGACCGCCTTTTGCAGGCGGCGCTGAAGGTCCAGGCAAAGCAGGCGGAAGCGACGCTTCAGCAGGCATCCGGCCAGATTTCCGACAACTATGGCGGTCTGGGCAACAAGGCAGGCTCGGTCGTGTCGCTGCAGTCGTCGGTGTCGATGTCGAAGTCCTACGCCGAGGCGGCGAACACGGCCAGCACCCGCGTGGAAGCCATGTATGATGCCGTCGACAGCATCATCGATCAGATCACCAGCATGAAGGCGACGCTGTCGTCCTTCTCGGCGACTTCAAGCGGCACGGACGAACTGCAAGTCACCGCCGAGGAGATGCTGGAGAGTCTCGCCTCGCTGATGAACACGCAGCTTGGTGGCCGCTATCTCTTCGCGGGCAGTGCCGTCGATCGGCCGCCCATCGATCTGGACAGTCTTGCGTCGGCGACTTCGCCGTCCTCCGCCGATACCAGCTACTATCAAGGCGACGATGCGGTGACCGCGGTGAAGGTCTCCTCCGAGCAGACGGTGTCCTACGGCGTCACGGCCGACAACGAGAACTTCGAGAAGGCGCTGAGGGCCTTGTCGCTGGTCGCCTCCGGCGCCACCGATAGCGATGCGCTCACCGAGGCGAGCGGCCTGCTCGACGAAGCGATCAGCGGCCTTGCCACCGTGCAGACCCGCCTTTCCCTCAACGCCTCAGCCCTTAAGACGGCGATCAGCGACCAGGAAAACTATCAGGATTTTGCCGGCGATCTCGCCACCAGCCTCAGCGGCGTGGATGTCGCGGTCGTGGCCGCGAAAATGTCGGCCTACGAGACTCAGTTGCAAGCGGCCTATGCCGCCATCGGCAACATCGCCAGCTTGAAGCTTTCGAGCTACTTGTCCTGA
- the flgK gene encoding flagellar hook-associated protein FlgK: MSLSVASTIALSAMRAAQVGVSVSSSNIANADVDGYTVKTANQVSTVSASTGSGTAVASITGGVDKYVFASLISANADVGGAAATASYTDRLQALMGATTGSEDGGTSLATQVSDLQTAINSLASSPEDDTVQSQVISAADSLASSLRETSSSIQELRADADQQIADDIDTINDALGTIDDLNDAILAAKAKGASTADLEDQRNTAIETISSLIGIKTTTTSSGSIYISTTGGTALLTSSVHALSFSASATVKAGTVLSGVSVDGKDITNELTSGEVGALLTLRDGTLVEAQDELDALATALIDTLNGVTADGSAVPAPESLTGTAKVSSDSALSASGSVGIAQVDDNGALVGYTDLDLSSYDTVGDLVSALDAIDGIAASLDSSGKLTIAATTSGSGVAIGALDGDMTGDGTSFSSYFGLNPLLTGSGAANISLSSAISTDSSALAIGTLATSTTIGATVLTSGSATVANGLLDAMTGTQTFAAVGGIGSTTVTLGDYAARIVTDFASRASDAEAAETRAETLATSLSDTIASQSGVNIDEETSKISDYQALYAAAAQIIQAANEMFEALLSAAKSA, translated from the coding sequence ATGTCACTCTCCGTTGCCAGCACCATCGCCCTTTCCGCCATGCGGGCCGCGCAGGTGGGTGTCAGCGTCTCCTCGTCCAATATCGCCAATGCCGATGTCGACGGCTACACCGTCAAGACCGCCAACCAGGTGTCGACGGTGTCGGCCTCGACGGGATCCGGAACCGCTGTCGCCTCCATCACCGGCGGCGTCGACAAATATGTGTTCGCGTCCCTGATCTCCGCCAACGCCGATGTCGGGGGCGCCGCCGCGACGGCGAGCTATACCGATCGGCTTCAGGCCCTGATGGGCGCCACGACAGGCAGCGAGGATGGTGGCACATCCCTGGCAACGCAGGTGAGCGACCTTCAAACGGCAATCAACTCGCTTGCCTCCTCCCCGGAAGACGACACGGTACAAAGCCAAGTCATCTCCGCCGCCGACAGTCTCGCGAGCTCTTTGCGCGAGACCTCGTCTTCGATCCAGGAGCTCAGAGCCGACGCCGATCAGCAGATCGCCGACGATATCGACACCATCAATGATGCTCTCGGGACCATCGACGATCTGAACGACGCCATTCTGGCCGCGAAGGCAAAGGGAGCGTCGACCGCCGATCTCGAAGACCAGCGAAACACGGCCATCGAGACTATTTCCAGCCTGATCGGCATCAAGACGACGACCACGTCCAGCGGGTCGATCTACATCTCCACCACCGGCGGCACTGCGCTGCTCACCAGCTCGGTGCATGCCCTGAGTTTCAGCGCATCGGCGACCGTAAAGGCGGGAACGGTGCTGAGTGGGGTTTCCGTCGACGGGAAGGATATCACGAACGAGTTGACCAGCGGCGAGGTCGGCGCCCTTTTGACGCTTCGCGACGGTACGCTCGTCGAGGCGCAGGATGAACTCGATGCCCTGGCAACGGCGCTGATCGATACGCTGAACGGCGTGACCGCGGACGGGTCGGCCGTACCGGCACCGGAGAGCCTCACCGGGACGGCCAAGGTTTCGTCGGACAGTGCGCTTTCCGCTTCCGGCAGCGTCGGCATCGCCCAGGTTGACGATAACGGCGCGCTCGTCGGCTACACCGATCTCGATCTTTCCAGCTACGATACGGTTGGCGATCTGGTTTCGGCGCTCGATGCGATCGATGGCATCGCTGCCTCGCTGGATAGCAGCGGCAAGCTCACGATTGCCGCGACGACGTCGGGGAGCGGGGTGGCCATCGGCGCGCTCGATGGCGACATGACCGGTGACGGTACCAGCTTCTCAAGCTATTTCGGCCTCAATCCGCTGCTCACCGGTAGCGGGGCGGCGAACATCTCGCTTTCTTCGGCCATTTCCACCGATTCGAGTGCGCTTGCCATCGGAACGCTGGCAACGTCGACGACGATCGGGGCGACCGTCCTCACCTCCGGGTCGGCAACGGTGGCCAACGGACTGCTGGATGCCATGACCGGCACGCAAACCTTCGCGGCCGTCGGCGGCATCGGGTCGACGACGGTGACGCTTGGCGATTATGCGGCCCGCATCGTGACCGATTTCGCCAGTCGCGCATCGGATGCGGAAGCCGCCGAAACCAGAGCCGAGACGCTGGCAACCTCGCTCTCCGATACCATCGCCTCGCAGTCGGGCGTCAACATCGACGAGGAGACTTCCAAGATCTCCGACTATCAGGCGCTGTACGCCGCCGCCGCGCAGATCATCCAGGCGGCCAACGAAATGTTCGAGGCACTGTTGTCGGCTGCCAAGTCGGCCTGA